A genomic region of Roseofilum casamattae BLCC-M143 contains the following coding sequences:
- the hmpF gene encoding pilus motility taxis protein HmpF, with the protein MLYLAEVQIQKGFIGNKGQIKLLACQRSEQNWSSVSEEILELSDVGTLKDGALVLVEVSNKKIQRPPQDAARPLIGILQKFSSLQGKVEGQEEEIEQWKQSLTFQAQELNRREMELVAREDELAQLEEEAEQLEQTRQEIEALSGDADRTREEFERKNQELEGAWAHLRGEQQRLEEQKGELSSASVLDEEKAGQMKAALQSLSEAIAPTETLRDALGDMGESLNTQQQLLDGHWQQLEEWKGKMQDGGRAEELKGTIETRWQEWREAQTALEQAQVDLQTQRRLLQAKEEMLIPLRSSLSQTEALCQQLQQLCEASGQPSAAVDRQALQNMPMDELQQKVEELQQDLKRASGFVKDQEEELGYQQEAIDELKQKIEQASEYDRLSLETELTSEQESYDFLNQSLVGSRRNLAEREMVFKIHQSILRQRQGYPAEPGQEGLIDINPALEAAEVQRQGQAEQLQRMEDDIAQMQSAIAQAEEFVNTQIRDRENQRNEIKQLEEQSAEQLEAIVQARGKVSLYEEILQPVQDRVSQFREKAEQMQQSIGGIQDASDRQLQAISSLQQTIAQLTN; encoded by the coding sequence GTGCTTTATCTAGCAGAAGTACAAATCCAAAAGGGGTTCATAGGTAATAAGGGCCAGATTAAGTTGCTGGCTTGTCAGCGCAGCGAACAAAACTGGAGTTCGGTTTCAGAAGAGATACTGGAGCTGTCCGATGTGGGAACGCTGAAGGATGGAGCATTGGTTCTGGTGGAGGTCTCGAATAAGAAAATTCAACGACCCCCTCAAGATGCGGCTCGTCCCTTGATTGGTATTTTACAAAAGTTTTCTAGCCTGCAAGGAAAAGTCGAAGGACAAGAAGAGGAAATAGAACAGTGGAAGCAGTCTCTGACATTCCAAGCCCAGGAGCTAAACCGACGGGAGATGGAATTGGTGGCTCGCGAAGACGAGCTGGCGCAGTTGGAAGAGGAGGCGGAACAGTTAGAACAAACGCGGCAGGAAATTGAGGCTCTTTCTGGAGATGCCGATCGCACCCGAGAAGAGTTCGAGCGCAAAAATCAGGAGTTGGAAGGCGCTTGGGCCCATTTGCGCGGAGAACAACAACGGTTAGAAGAGCAAAAAGGGGAGCTATCCTCGGCGTCGGTGTTAGATGAGGAGAAAGCCGGACAAATGAAAGCGGCTTTGCAGTCTCTCTCGGAGGCGATCGCGCCGACGGAAACTCTGCGGGATGCTCTGGGAGATATGGGCGAGAGTCTCAACACTCAACAGCAGTTGCTAGACGGACATTGGCAGCAGCTAGAAGAGTGGAAAGGCAAGATGCAAGATGGAGGCCGGGCGGAGGAGCTAAAGGGAACGATTGAAACTCGATGGCAGGAGTGGCGAGAAGCACAAACGGCCTTGGAACAAGCTCAAGTGGATTTGCAGACCCAACGGCGCCTGTTGCAAGCGAAGGAAGAGATGCTGATTCCCTTACGCAGCAGCCTGAGTCAAACGGAAGCGTTATGCCAACAATTGCAACAGTTATGCGAGGCTTCCGGACAGCCTTCGGCTGCGGTCGATCGCCAGGCATTACAGAATATGCCGATGGACGAGCTACAGCAAAAGGTGGAAGAGCTGCAACAAGACCTGAAACGGGCGTCTGGGTTCGTGAAAGACCAGGAAGAAGAGTTGGGCTATCAGCAGGAGGCCATTGACGAGCTGAAGCAGAAAATCGAACAAGCGAGCGAGTACGATCGCCTGAGTCTGGAAACGGAGCTGACCAGCGAGCAAGAGAGCTATGACTTCCTGAATCAGTCTCTGGTGGGGTCGCGCCGCAATTTAGCGGAACGGGAGATGGTGTTTAAAATTCACCAGAGTATTTTGCGCCAGCGCCAAGGCTATCCGGCCGAACCCGGACAAGAGGGGTTAATCGATATTAATCCGGCTTTGGAAGCAGCGGAGGTGCAACGACAGGGGCAGGCAGAGCAGTTGCAGCGCATGGAAGATGACATCGCACAAATGCAGTCTGCGATCGCCCAAGCGGAAGAGTTTGTGAATACTCAAATTCGCGATCGCGAGAATCAGCGAAATGAGATTAAGCAGTTGGAGGAGCAGAGCGCCGAGCAACTCGAAGCGATCGTGCAAGCTCGGGGTAAAGTGAGTTTGTATGAAGAAATCCTGCAACCGGTTCAAGACCGGGTGAGTCAGTTTCGCGAGAAAGCCGAGCAAATGCAACAATCGATTGGTGGCATTCAAGATGCTAGCGATCGGCAGTTGCAAGCGATTTCTTCTCTACAACAAACAATTGCTCAACTGACGAATTAA
- a CDS encoding NAD(P)-dependent oxidoreductase, which produces MIKTTTVGLIGLGAMGGRIAQNLIEAGYTIVIHNRSAEKARPLLDRGATFATTPRLAAEQSDVIISMVTDDAASRQVWLAAETGAIWGVSSGKIAIAMSTLTVDWVRELYGAIAECDADFLEVPVIGSRPQAEAGKLMALVGGEKETLMRVEPILTAAGIASIQHIGTVGQGMAMKLAVNALFGTQVAVLAELLAMLSRHDISLAKAMSCLENLPVLSPAAKGAGGLMVSENYAPLFPIHLVEKDLGYVAQVGQNLGGTMPISVAVGEVYRSAIARGHGDDNITGIVQLFL; this is translated from the coding sequence GTGATAAAAACAACTACTGTTGGACTCATTGGTTTAGGTGCTATGGGAGGGCGGATTGCCCAGAACCTCATTGAAGCTGGTTATACCATCGTCATCCACAATCGTAGCGCAGAAAAAGCACGACCCTTGCTCGATCGCGGAGCAACTTTTGCAACGACTCCTCGCCTTGCGGCCGAACAAAGCGATGTCATTATCTCCATGGTGACCGATGATGCGGCTTCGCGCCAGGTGTGGTTGGCAGCGGAAACGGGAGCCATATGGGGAGTATCGTCCGGGAAAATTGCGATCGCAATGAGTACCTTAACGGTCGATTGGGTGCGAGAATTGTATGGCGCGATCGCTGAATGTGATGCGGACTTTCTGGAAGTACCCGTTATCGGATCTCGCCCGCAAGCCGAAGCGGGAAAATTGATGGCTCTGGTGGGTGGAGAGAAAGAAACATTGATGCGGGTTGAACCCATATTAACTGCTGCTGGAATTGCATCCATTCAACATATCGGCACTGTCGGACAAGGTATGGCGATGAAACTGGCAGTGAATGCATTATTTGGCACTCAGGTAGCGGTTTTGGCGGAATTATTGGCCATGTTGTCGAGACATGATATTAGTTTGGCTAAAGCAATGTCATGTCTGGAGAATTTACCGGTTCTGAGTCCGGCGGCGAAAGGAGCGGGAGGGTTAATGGTCTCGGAAAATTATGCTCCCTTATTTCCAATTCACTTAGTGGAAAAAGATTTGGGCTATGTCGCGCAAGTCGGGCAGAATTTAGGAGGAACGATGCCAATTTCGGTGGCGGTTGGAGAGGTTTACCGTAGCGCGATCGCCCGAGGTCATGGCGATGATAATATTACGGGAATCGTGCAACTATTTCTCTAA
- a CDS encoding M1 family metallopeptidase has translation MSELLNSFLDTEKPKRKSFELPGSYPHYTPDRPGQVQHISLDLELNIPNRSYTGVCQIRLNPIRSGIATLSLDAVDLNIDEVRVNNRHQTFNYDGEVLQIQLNPMTERDSPLEIRVSYRVQDPQRGLYFITPDENTPDKPTQVWTQGEDEDSRYWFPCFDYPGQLSTSEIRVKVPSKMMAISNGELIETKRAGKYAIYHWFQKEIHPTYLIALAVGEFAEIKDEWKGKSVTYYVEKSREVDARRTMGKTPKMIEFFSQAFGYDYAYPKYAQVCVADFIFGGMENTSTTLLTDRCLLDERSLLDRPRTESLVAHELAHQWFGDLVVIKHWSHAWIKEGMASYSEVLWTEHEYGLEDGAYYYLQEARNYLQEDKSRYRRPIVTHIYREPIELYDAHLYEKGACVYHMIRAELGEDLFATAVRTFVRDNAHKTVETVDLLRSIEKATGHNLQFLFDQYVYRGGHPDFKVSYSWDEENQLAKVTVIQTQAKDDKKLLFDLNIPIGFGYCTAISSNGKNAEKEAPEVSVQSFSVRIHQAEESFYFPLESKPEFVSFDRGNYYLKTVELDYPFPELSAQLQYDPDPISRTYAIAALVKKGDLKVVKLLGKALQAESFWGVRVEIAKGLGKINLDRAFDALLLGLKDKNARVRKAVVEALGNIKTKASYKTLKTLLDRGDPSYQVEAAAARGIGAIAAIGDTTKSKNRKAIKLLKSVLETRAGWNEVVRSGAIGGLSQMNRSEDALNLVLDYTKPKVPQPLRLNAIRALGSAVSGQSEANIERVLARLDSLSRETFFLTQMATIQALGRMKVGKAAMILGAIASSTSDGRVRRRAEEAMQRVRKSIGSKDAIASLQQEVQDLQKENRKLFSRLEALEAKSKK, from the coding sequence ATGTCTGAACTGCTGAACTCTTTTCTAGATACGGAAAAACCCAAACGCAAATCCTTTGAACTTCCCGGTTCTTATCCTCATTATACTCCCGATCGCCCCGGACAAGTCCAGCATATTTCCTTAGACTTAGAGTTAAATATTCCCAATCGCAGCTATACTGGAGTTTGTCAGATTCGGCTGAATCCGATCCGCAGCGGGATTGCTACATTAAGCTTAGATGCGGTCGATTTAAATATTGACGAAGTCCGCGTTAATAATCGCCATCAAACCTTCAACTACGATGGCGAAGTCTTGCAGATTCAGCTCAACCCAATGACCGAGCGCGACTCCCCCCTCGAGATTCGGGTATCTTACCGCGTCCAAGATCCTCAACGAGGACTTTACTTCATTACTCCCGATGAGAATACTCCGGATAAACCCACTCAAGTGTGGACTCAGGGCGAAGACGAAGACTCTCGCTACTGGTTTCCCTGCTTTGACTATCCCGGACAGCTCTCTACTTCCGAAATTCGGGTAAAAGTTCCGTCCAAGATGATGGCTATTTCTAATGGGGAATTAATCGAAACCAAGCGTGCGGGGAAATACGCGATCTATCACTGGTTCCAAAAAGAAATTCATCCCACCTATCTGATTGCATTAGCAGTGGGAGAATTTGCGGAAATCAAAGATGAATGGAAGGGGAAAAGCGTTACCTACTATGTAGAAAAATCTCGAGAAGTCGATGCACGGCGAACCATGGGCAAAACGCCAAAGATGATCGAGTTTTTTAGTCAAGCCTTTGGCTATGATTATGCTTATCCAAAATACGCGCAAGTGTGCGTAGCTGATTTTATCTTTGGCGGGATGGAAAATACGTCTACCACGTTATTAACCGATCGCTGTTTGCTCGACGAGCGTTCCCTACTCGATCGCCCTCGGACTGAAAGTTTAGTCGCCCACGAATTAGCCCATCAATGGTTTGGCGATTTGGTTGTCATTAAACATTGGTCTCATGCTTGGATTAAAGAAGGTATGGCTTCCTATAGCGAAGTTTTGTGGACGGAGCATGAATATGGTTTAGAAGATGGAGCTTATTATTATTTGCAAGAAGCTAGGAATTACTTGCAAGAAGATAAAAGTCGCTATCGTCGCCCGATTGTTACTCATATTTATCGAGAACCCATCGAACTCTATGACGCGCATTTGTATGAAAAAGGAGCCTGCGTTTATCATATGATTCGCGCGGAATTGGGAGAGGATTTGTTTGCAACAGCCGTTCGTACATTCGTCCGAGATAACGCTCATAAAACAGTAGAGACGGTGGATTTATTGCGATCGATTGAAAAAGCGACGGGACATAATTTACAGTTTTTATTCGACCAATATGTTTACCGGGGCGGCCATCCCGACTTTAAGGTGAGTTACAGTTGGGATGAAGAAAATCAACTGGCGAAGGTGACGGTGATTCAAACTCAAGCGAAAGATGATAAGAAACTGCTGTTCGATCTGAATATTCCAATTGGGTTTGGCTATTGTACTGCGATCTCGAGTAATGGGAAGAATGCGGAAAAAGAAGCGCCAGAGGTTTCGGTGCAGTCATTCTCGGTACGCATTCATCAGGCTGAAGAAAGTTTCTATTTTCCTTTAGAGAGCAAACCGGAATTTGTCAGTTTCGATCGCGGTAATTATTATCTGAAAACTGTGGAACTCGATTATCCATTTCCAGAATTGAGCGCTCAGTTGCAATACGATCCCGATCCGATATCGCGCACCTATGCGATCGCTGCTTTGGTCAAAAAAGGTGATTTGAAAGTGGTGAAACTACTTGGAAAAGCCCTGCAAGCCGAATCATTTTGGGGCGTACGGGTAGAAATTGCCAAGGGTTTGGGTAAAATTAATCTCGATCGCGCCTTTGATGCTCTCTTACTGGGGCTGAAGGATAAGAATGCCAGAGTGCGCAAAGCAGTGGTGGAAGCGTTGGGTAATATCAAGACCAAGGCGAGCTATAAGACGTTAAAAACATTACTCGATCGGGGAGACCCGTCGTATCAAGTGGAAGCAGCGGCAGCTCGAGGGATTGGCGCGATCGCAGCCATTGGCGATACGACAAAGTCGAAGAACCGCAAGGCAATTAAGTTACTCAAGTCAGTATTAGAGACGAGAGCGGGTTGGAACGAAGTGGTGCGCAGTGGCGCGATCGGAGGATTAAGTCAAATGAATCGCTCGGAAGACGCGCTCAATCTAGTGCTCGATTATACGAAGCCGAAGGTACCGCAACCCCTGCGACTGAATGCAATTCGAGCATTAGGTTCGGCGGTCTCCGGTCAGAGCGAGGCGAATATCGAGCGAGTATTGGCTCGTTTGGATAGTTTATCTCGCGAAACCTTTTTCTTGACACAAATGGCGACGATTCAAGCTCTGGGGCGAATGAAAGTGGGGAAAGCGGCTATGATTCTTGGTGCTATTGCGTCTTCGACTTCTGATGGTCGGGTGCGGCGTCGAGCGGAAGAAGCAATGCAAAGGGTGCGCAAGAGTATTGGATCGAAAGATGCGATCGCATCGTTGCAACAAGAAGTACAGGATTTGCAAAAGGAGAACAGAAAACTGTTTAGTCGTTTGGAAGCTTTGGAAGCCAAAAGTAAGAAATAA
- a CDS encoding formylglycine-generating enzyme family protein, producing MGFAALGYAGSLLSSRFGGAIARAAKPLELERSLQKFSFETVAVNLEGEIAERQQREASYFREDLGDGVGLEMVQITPRLYMGKFLITQAQWRKVAALEPVRSPLDGNPSEFTGDRLPVESVSIQECQEFCDRLSRHTGRTYRLPLETEWEYACRAGTTTAFHYGPVLTRQLANYGSHSTTTAVGRFPANPLGLYDMHGNVWEWCHQGGDRYLHPWSQPQYVRQPIRGGSWLNQARRCRSVYGLWFPAPVKFSGLGLRVVRSIEPI from the coding sequence ATGGGTTTTGCAGCTTTGGGATATGCAGGATCTCTCCTCAGTTCTCGATTTGGGGGTGCGATCGCGCGAGCTGCAAAACCTTTAGAATTAGAGCGATCGTTACAGAAATTTTCCTTTGAAACTGTTGCTGTTAATCTCGAAGGAGAGATTGCCGAGCGACAGCAGCGAGAGGCCAGTTATTTCCGCGAAGACTTAGGCGATGGCGTGGGGTTAGAGATGGTGCAAATTACTCCTAGATTGTATATGGGGAAATTTCTCATTACCCAAGCTCAGTGGCGGAAAGTGGCTGCTCTCGAGCCAGTACGCTCTCCTCTCGATGGGAATCCTTCCGAATTTACTGGCGATCGCTTACCAGTAGAGTCCGTTTCTATACAAGAATGTCAGGAGTTTTGCGATCGCCTCTCGCGCCATACCGGACGCACCTATCGCCTTCCCTTAGAAACAGAATGGGAATATGCCTGTCGCGCAGGGACAACAACGGCATTTCATTACGGCCCCGTGCTGACTCGCCAGTTAGCCAACTACGGCTCTCACTCCACCACGACTGCTGTGGGTCGCTTTCCAGCCAACCCCCTGGGGCTGTACGATATGCATGGTAATGTTTGGGAATGGTGCCATCAAGGAGGCGATCGTTATCTCCATCCCTGGTCTCAACCTCAGTACGTTCGCCAACCTATCCGAGGCGGATCTTGGTTGAACCAAGCTCGTCGCTGTCGCTCGGTCTATGGCCTCTGGTTTCCAGCTCCCGTGAAGTTTTCCGGACTGGGGTTGCGCGTTGTTCGTTCCATAGAACCCATTTGA
- a CDS encoding response regulator transcription factor: MSSVLVVEDSPAQREMITSLLKESGLAVITASDGVEAIENIQDRRPDLVVLDIVMPRMNGYEVCRRIKADPKTQNVPVVMCSSKGEEFDRYWGMKQGADAYIAKPFQPTELVGTVKQLLRG; the protein is encoded by the coding sequence ATGAGTAGCGTTTTAGTTGTAGAAGATAGCCCAGCCCAACGGGAGATGATTACCAGCCTACTCAAAGAGAGTGGACTTGCCGTTATAACAGCGAGCGATGGGGTAGAAGCCATTGAAAATATTCAAGATCGTCGTCCGGATTTAGTCGTCCTCGATATCGTCATGCCCCGCATGAATGGTTATGAAGTCTGTCGGCGCATTAAAGCCGACCCAAAAACCCAAAATGTCCCCGTCGTCATGTGCTCCTCCAAAGGCGAAGAATTCGATCGCTACTGGGGCATGAAACAAGGCGCCGATGCTTACATTGCCAAACCTTTTCAGCCCACGGAATTAGTGGGTACTGTTAAACAACTCTTACGAGGCTAA
- a CDS encoding CPBP family intramembrane glutamic endopeptidase, which translates to MNEHSTQPQKQPASIKQVGLLFLTAIAISLISLFLYNSWSQPQFQGQLQLYETNLLLNASTWDGKNLDVKTQDVLQQILLGGEPLTNAVEQYEKGRDDTAELLQTTREQLKELNQQPTPSLTQTQPLEQKITTLEDALEGIELKLGLLQTQVRKAPEAVELWTKIARESESSYSDVAEILIGLWQAPPDVAPNAEEILPAKLSGWFRYQTLKQLYTTQNEELALNQIEIAQQELASSAIGKLAIVAGIQSIGILTGIILLVFAAIQWLIKRQQSLLSSTSDQLPKVPWDWQTILLVLVAGFFFIGQLITPVIFQQGLSLFSLSRGAGGVRADAVIILLSYLISSASALGVLYIATKPFRPLPSGWLKFQINWQSMAWGIGGFAVAIPLVLLISLLNQMVWQGQGGSNPILPLALQSNDAIAIACFTFTASVAAPVFEEIIFRGFLLPSLNRYVPLWAAILLSGLAFAIAHLSLSEVIPLMTLGIIMGFIYTRSGNLLAPILLHSLWNANTLLSLFVLAT; encoded by the coding sequence ATGAACGAGCATTCTACACAACCCCAGAAGCAACCTGCGAGCATTAAGCAAGTCGGGCTGCTGTTTTTAACGGCGATCGCCATTAGTCTGATTAGTCTATTTCTATACAATAGTTGGAGCCAGCCTCAATTTCAGGGACAACTGCAACTCTATGAAACCAACCTCCTGCTCAATGCTTCCACGTGGGATGGTAAGAATCTCGACGTTAAGACGCAAGATGTGTTGCAACAAATATTACTCGGTGGCGAACCCTTAACCAATGCCGTCGAACAATACGAAAAAGGTCGCGACGATACCGCAGAGCTGCTGCAAACAACCCGCGAGCAACTCAAAGAGCTAAACCAGCAACCGACGCCAAGTCTGACGCAAACTCAGCCCTTAGAGCAAAAAATTACGACCTTGGAAGACGCATTAGAGGGGATTGAGCTGAAACTAGGACTCTTGCAAACTCAAGTGCGGAAAGCGCCAGAAGCCGTCGAACTCTGGACAAAAATTGCACGAGAGTCGGAATCGAGCTATAGCGATGTTGCTGAAATTCTCATCGGACTGTGGCAAGCTCCACCAGACGTTGCTCCCAATGCGGAAGAAATTTTACCTGCCAAACTATCTGGGTGGTTTCGCTACCAAACCTTGAAACAATTATACACCACCCAAAACGAAGAACTGGCCCTAAATCAAATTGAAATAGCTCAACAGGAGTTAGCCTCGAGCGCTATTGGCAAACTGGCAATCGTGGCCGGCATTCAATCTATTGGTATTCTCACTGGAATTATTCTCCTGGTTTTTGCTGCCATTCAATGGTTAATTAAACGCCAGCAATCTCTCTTGTCATCCACCTCAGATCAGTTACCAAAAGTTCCTTGGGATTGGCAAACGATTCTCTTAGTTTTAGTTGCCGGATTTTTCTTTATCGGTCAACTGATTACCCCGGTTATTTTTCAACAAGGATTGAGTTTATTTTCCCTCAGTCGCGGCGCTGGTGGCGTGCGCGCCGATGCCGTTATTATCTTATTATCTTATCTGATTAGTAGTGCCAGCGCTCTCGGTGTTTTATATATCGCTACTAAACCCTTTCGCCCCCTCCCTTCCGGATGGTTAAAATTCCAAATAAATTGGCAAAGTATGGCTTGGGGAATCGGTGGATTTGCCGTTGCGATTCCCCTGGTTCTCCTCATCTCTTTACTCAATCAAATGGTATGGCAAGGACAAGGAGGTAGCAACCCTATTTTACCTCTAGCCTTGCAAAGTAACGACGCGATCGCGATCGCCTGCTTTACCTTCACTGCCTCCGTCGCCGCTCCTGTCTTTGAAGAAATTATCTTTCGCGGCTTTTTGCTGCCTTCTCTCAACCGCTACGTTCCGCTCTGGGCAGCCATTCTCCTCAGCGGACTTGCCTTTGCGATCGCCCATTTAAGCCTCTCCGAAGTGATTCCCCTCATGACTTTAGGCATCATTATGGGATTCATTTACACTCGTTCTGGAAATCTCCTCGCTCCCATTTTGCTCCACAGTCTTTGGAATGCCAATACCCTTTTGAGTCTCTTTGTTTTAGCGACTTAG
- a CDS encoding response regulator: MQGHLSEIDIRSIFQLIELGQRTGELCVEAYSPQQNPLLGDRAQRSSAQCWFVFFVNGKIIYAGSDDSSLLRLRHNLHRYTLTNSLEELKQSQVPAISATNAPEYGYLWAMLENHKLTPAQGRKIVESMVKETLFDLLSLHSGSFIFELGPPLAPQLTTLKIGPLVAQIIKQVQEWNQLYPHIQSPDQCPVLCETEEMRQTLGQKQLQIMASWSETPTSIRQIARYLNGDILTVAKAIYPFVQQGWVQLTYPPSVEPNWMAQQSQLMRPPRVVCIDDGVALCKAVEQILQTSGYEVAGITNPLRALSLVFQLKPDLILCDIAMPELDGYEICAMLRRSTLFRQTPIVMLTGRDGFIDRLKARMVGATDYLTKPFGQNELLMILEKYIGKGGGGAPSADRILDDAIASELELETE; encoded by the coding sequence ATGCAGGGACACTTAAGCGAGATTGATATTCGCAGTATTTTCCAGCTCATTGAGTTGGGACAGCGCACCGGCGAGCTATGTGTTGAGGCTTATAGCCCTCAGCAAAACCCTCTTTTGGGCGATCGCGCCCAACGTTCCTCTGCTCAATGTTGGTTCGTCTTTTTTGTCAATGGCAAAATCATCTATGCTGGCTCCGACGACAGCAGCTTGCTGCGCTTGCGCCACAATTTGCATCGCTACACCCTCACCAACAGTTTAGAGGAGCTAAAACAAAGCCAAGTTCCCGCCATCTCCGCTACCAATGCTCCCGAATACGGCTACTTGTGGGCCATGCTCGAAAACCACAAACTCACCCCAGCTCAAGGTCGGAAAATTGTGGAAAGTATGGTAAAAGAGACCCTCTTCGACCTGCTCTCTCTCCACAGTGGCTCGTTTATCTTTGAACTGGGCCCTCCCCTAGCTCCCCAACTCACCACCCTGAAAATCGGCCCTTTGGTGGCGCAAATTATCAAGCAAGTGCAGGAATGGAACCAACTGTATCCGCACATTCAATCTCCCGATCAATGTCCGGTGCTCTGCGAGACCGAAGAAATGCGACAGACCCTGGGACAAAAGCAACTCCAGATCATGGCATCCTGGTCGGAAACCCCCACATCCATTCGCCAAATTGCCCGTTACTTGAACGGAGATATTCTCACTGTCGCCAAAGCCATCTATCCGTTCGTTCAGCAAGGATGGGTGCAACTGACCTATCCTCCCTCCGTCGAACCGAACTGGATGGCACAACAGTCCCAACTCATGCGCCCTCCTCGAGTCGTCTGCATCGATGATGGAGTGGCCTTGTGCAAAGCCGTCGAACAGATCTTACAAACCAGTGGCTATGAAGTAGCTGGAATTACCAACCCCCTCCGAGCGCTCAGTCTGGTATTTCAACTCAAGCCCGATTTAATTTTATGTGACATTGCCATGCCCGAACTGGATGGGTATGAAATCTGTGCCATGCTGCGACGCTCCACTTTATTTCGCCAGACTCCCATTGTCATGCTCACCGGTCGCGACGGATTTATCGATCGCCTCAAAGCCCGCATGGTGGGAGCAACTGATTATTTAACCAAACCCTTCGGCCAAAACGAATTACTAATGATCCTGGAAAAATATATTGGCAAAGGAGGTGGAGGGGCCCCATCGGCCGACCGAATTCTTGATGATGCGATCGCTTCCGAACTCGAGTTAGAAACCGAATAA
- a CDS encoding LysR family transcriptional regulator: MELSVLQTFIDVVKQGSFAAVARERNIDPSSVSRAIAGLEAELGLRLLQRTTRQLSLTEAGMTYFQRIEPLVEEMQQATQAAKDSSGQPKGTLRITASVSFGLTCIVPFLPNFQSLYPDLAVDLVLTDTNINLFAERIDLAIRLGLLADSTLIAQRLMPTQYRVCASPEYLQQWGHPQTPSEIERHNCLLFPLPGFRSKWRFRDASTTEWEVFVRGKTIISNAIALQQCALAGMGLALLPSWLIAEDLQQQKLINLFPDYAITATEFNTAAWLVYPSRAYIPLKVRVFIEFLHKFVVPRTGQ; the protein is encoded by the coding sequence ATGGAATTATCAGTGCTCCAAACTTTTATCGATGTGGTGAAACAAGGCAGTTTTGCCGCTGTCGCGCGGGAGCGAAACATCGACCCCTCATCCGTATCCCGCGCTATTGCAGGTTTAGAAGCAGAACTCGGCCTGCGCTTGCTCCAGCGCACGACACGGCAACTGTCCCTCACAGAAGCAGGAATGACTTATTTTCAGCGCATTGAACCCTTAGTCGAGGAGATGCAACAGGCTACTCAAGCAGCTAAGGATAGTTCCGGACAACCAAAAGGGACGCTGCGAATCACGGCATCCGTGTCCTTCGGGCTAACCTGCATTGTACCATTTTTGCCGAACTTCCAGTCTCTGTATCCCGATCTCGCAGTAGATTTAGTGCTTACCGATACTAATATTAACCTGTTCGCAGAACGCATTGATTTGGCGATTCGCCTGGGACTTTTAGCAGATTCTACCTTAATCGCTCAACGACTGATGCCCACTCAGTATCGTGTTTGTGCCAGTCCCGAATATCTACAACAATGGGGACATCCGCAAACCCCGAGCGAGATCGAGCGCCATAATTGTTTGCTGTTTCCCCTCCCTGGGTTTCGCTCGAAATGGAGATTTCGGGACGCGAGCACGACAGAATGGGAGGTTTTTGTGCGAGGAAAAACGATTATCTCAAATGCGATCGCGCTGCAACAATGTGCTTTAGCTGGAATGGGTTTAGCACTACTTCCCAGTTGGTTAATTGCCGAGGATTTACAGCAGCAGAAACTCATTAATTTGTTTCCCGATTATGCGATTACAGCAACCGAGTTTAATACCGCTGCTTGGCTCGTCTATCCATCCCGTGCTTATATCCCGCTCAAAGTTCGAGTATTTATCGAGTTTCTCCATAAATTTGTCGTTCCTCGTACCGGGCAATAG
- a CDS encoding chemotaxis protein CheW — protein MVANPDVLADAPTEQTTEFQELQNPEGELHLRFFVPSGYELALTAIGIKEVFESPPDRITPIPNVSPLLLGTMNIRGRVIWVADLGQFLGDPTPLNTDRTELPVIAIEDQDTMLGLAIDRIGGMDWLDVEQLQRATNVKDTMEPFVRGEWEIDAENDRYLWLLNQVAILRSARWAA, from the coding sequence ATGGTTGCCAATCCCGACGTACTGGCTGATGCCCCAACCGAGCAAACGACCGAATTCCAAGAACTGCAAAATCCAGAAGGAGAGCTGCACCTGAGATTTTTTGTCCCTTCCGGTTACGAACTGGCCCTGACTGCAATTGGAATCAAAGAAGTATTTGAATCTCCCCCAGACCGGATTACCCCTATCCCCAACGTTTCTCCCCTATTGCTCGGGACGATGAATATTCGCGGACGAGTCATTTGGGTGGCCGACTTGGGGCAATTTCTCGGCGACCCCACCCCCTTAAATACCGATCGCACCGAACTGCCGGTAATTGCCATTGAAGATCAAGATACCATGCTCGGTTTGGCGATCGATCGCATTGGAGGCATGGACTGGTTAGATGTGGAACAACTCCAACGAGCGACCAATGTCAAGGATACAATGGAACCATTCGTCCGAGGAGAATGGGAAATTGATGCAGAAAACGATCGCTATTTATGGTTGCTCAACCAAGTGGCTATTTTGCGATCGGCTCGGTGGGCGGCCTAA